A genomic stretch from Deltaproteobacteria bacterium includes:
- a CDS encoding flotillin family protein translates to MDLSNASWNWVVIASAVVLGIVFVAVAFARNFLYICRPHEILIFSGRNHTTADGRTIGFRVVQGGRVWRIPIVEKVDRMDMRLISVPMTVQGAYSEGGIPLAVHAIANVKISSDPRHMHNAIERFLGRDRAEIARVAKETLEGHLRGVLATMTPEEVNEDRLKFATVLQEEAEDDLAKLGLQLDTLKIQHVADDRNYLDSIGRKRIAEILRTAEVAESDAVRAAQEKEAEAHARSEVAKKKAQAAVQQKQNELRRYKAELDAHARSEEERALAAAQAARAEAEKELQQIRGELEQLRLAADVTIPAEIDRRVRELQAAGRAAPIEADGRAQAEALAQIAAAWRETRGRAMDMYVLQNIDEIFAQVTKAAANLDAREVNLVDSGDGQTLPAYLAAYPAAVGALLAEVSRTLGIDIPGVLTGADRGNGARPTAPAMPGAPTSPPRAPSPEGGAL, encoded by the coding sequence ATGGATCTGTCAAACGCTTCGTGGAACTGGGTGGTCATCGCGTCCGCCGTGGTGCTCGGCATCGTGTTCGTCGCGGTCGCGTTTGCGCGCAACTTCCTGTACATCTGCCGCCCGCACGAGATCTTGATCTTTTCCGGGCGCAATCACACCACCGCCGACGGCCGCACGATCGGATTCCGCGTCGTCCAGGGCGGGCGCGTGTGGCGCATTCCGATCGTCGAGAAGGTCGACCGCATGGACATGCGCCTGATTTCGGTGCCAATGACCGTCCAGGGCGCGTACTCGGAAGGCGGCATCCCGCTGGCCGTCCACGCGATCGCCAACGTCAAGATCTCGTCCGACCCGCGCCACATGCACAATGCGATCGAACGGTTTCTCGGCCGCGACCGCGCCGAGATTGCGCGCGTCGCCAAGGAGACGCTCGAAGGCCATCTGCGCGGCGTGTTGGCGACCATGACGCCGGAGGAGGTCAACGAGGACCGGCTCAAGTTCGCCACGGTGCTGCAGGAAGAAGCCGAGGACGATCTCGCGAAGCTCGGCCTGCAGCTCGACACGCTCAAGATTCAGCACGTCGCCGACGACCGCAACTACCTCGACAGCATCGGCCGCAAGCGGATCGCCGAGATCCTGCGCACGGCAGAGGTCGCCGAGTCCGACGCCGTGCGGGCCGCGCAAGAAAAGGAGGCCGAGGCCCACGCCCGGTCCGAGGTCGCGAAGAAAAAGGCGCAGGCCGCCGTCCAGCAGAAGCAAAACGAGCTGCGCCGCTACAAGGCGGAGCTGGACGCCCACGCGCGATCGGAAGAGGAGCGCGCGCTCGCGGCGGCGCAGGCCGCGCGCGCCGAGGCCGAAAAGGAGCTGCAGCAGATCCGCGGTGAACTCGAGCAGCTGCGGCTGGCGGCCGACGTGACGATCCCCGCCGAGATCGATCGGCGCGTCCGCGAGCTGCAGGCCGCCGGCCGCGCCGCGCCGATCGAGGCGGACGGCCGCGCGCAGGCCGAAGCGCTCGCGCAGATCGCGGCCGCGTGGCGCGAGACGCGCGGGCGGGCGATGGACATGTACGTGCTGCAGAACATCGACGAGATCTTCGCGCAGGTGACCAAGGCCGCGGCCAACCTCGATGCGCGCGAGGTCAACTTGGTGGACTCCGGAGACGGCCAGACGCTGCCGGCCTACCTCGCCGCGTATCCCGCGGCGGTCGGCGCCCTGCTCGCCGAGGTGTCGCGCACGCTCGGCATCGACATCCCCGGCGTGCTCACCGGCGCCGACCGCGGCAACGGTGCCCGGCCGACCGCACCCGCCATGCCCGGCGCGCCCACGTCGCCGCCGCGCGCCCCGTCCCCGGAAGGAGGTGCCCTGTGA
- a CDS encoding succinate:quinone oxidoreductase translates to MRWLSRFLRSSIGAKMLMAVTGAALLLFVIAHMLGNLQVFLGPSAINGYAHSLRMMPGLLWTARIGLLVAVVLHIVSGIRVTSLNRAARPERYRGRQYRAATMASRSMPVSGLVIFAFVAYHLAHYTLMWVNPEFKTFTDDLGRHDVYRMVVTGFSNKGVAALYIIAVGLLCSHLAHGIPSFFQTLGLRHPKFTPAIEVLGPAIAIVLFLGFAAVPVGVMAKWVTLAGGVG, encoded by the coding sequence ATGCGCTGGCTCAGTCGTTTCCTGCGCTCGTCGATCGGCGCCAAGATGCTGATGGCGGTGACCGGCGCCGCCCTGTTGCTGTTCGTGATCGCACACATGCTCGGGAACCTGCAGGTGTTCCTCGGGCCGTCGGCGATCAACGGGTACGCCCATTCGCTGCGCATGATGCCCGGCCTGCTGTGGACCGCCCGGATCGGGCTGCTCGTCGCCGTCGTCCTCCACATCGTCTCCGGCATTCGCGTGACGTCGCTGAACCGCGCAGCCCGACCGGAGCGGTATCGCGGTCGCCAGTACCGCGCCGCGACGATGGCGTCGCGGTCGATGCCGGTGAGCGGTCTGGTGATCTTCGCGTTCGTCGCCTACCACCTGGCCCACTACACGCTGATGTGGGTCAACCCGGAGTTCAAGACGTTCACCGACGACCTCGGCCGCCACGACGTCTACCGGATGGTCGTCACCGGGTTTTCGAACAAGGGCGTGGCGGCGCTGTACATCATCGCGGTGGGGCTGCTGTGCAGCCACCTCGCCCACGGAATCCCGAGCTTCTTCCAGACGCTCGGCCTGCGGCACCCGAAGTTCACGCCGGCGATCGAAGTCCTCGGACCGGCGATCGCCATCGTGTTGTTTCTCGGGTTCGCGGCGGTTCCGGTGGGCGTGATGGCCAAGTGGGTCACTCTCGCTGGAGGTGTGGGATGA
- a CDS encoding fumarate reductase/succinate dehydrogenase flavoprotein subunit, whose protein sequence is MNLDPKIPDGPLEKKWSRHKFDLKLVNPANKRKFDIIVVGSGLAGGAAAATLAELGYNVACFCYQDSPRRAHSIAAQGGINAAKNYQNDGDSVFRLFYDTIKGGDYRAREANVYRLAEVSVNIIDQAVAQGVPFAREYGGLLANRSFGGAQVSRTFYARGQTGQQLLLGVYQQMSRQIAAGKIKMYTRHEMLDLVVVDGRAAGIVTRDLVSGAIERWAGHAVLLATGGYSNVFYLSTNAKGCNVTAAYRAYKRGAAFANPCYTQIHPTCIPQSGDYQSKLTLMSESLRNDGRCWVPKRKEDCGKDPNSIPEEDRDYYLERKYPSFGNLAPRDVASRAAKEVCDEGRGVGPGGRGVYLDFRDAIQRMGKEGVADKYGNLFHMYAKITGEDPYSTPMRIYPAPHYTMGGLWVDYNLESTIPGLFVLGEANFSDHGANRLGASALMQGLADGYFIISYTLSDYLARVKPAKVDTGHAAFADAEREVKAKLDRLLSVNGKRTPDELHRELGRVLWDHCGMARSKESLEEALRIIPELRERFWKDVRVVGSGDSLNIALEKAGRVADFMEFAELMCYDALERDESCGAHFRIEHQTDDGEAKRDDERFAHVAAWEFKGVGEKPVRHVEPLVFENVQLATRSYK, encoded by the coding sequence ATGAACCTCGATCCCAAGATCCCCGACGGTCCGCTCGAAAAGAAGTGGTCGCGCCACAAGTTCGACCTCAAGCTGGTCAACCCGGCGAACAAGCGCAAGTTCGACATCATCGTCGTCGGCAGCGGGCTCGCCGGCGGCGCCGCCGCGGCGACGCTCGCCGAACTCGGCTACAACGTCGCCTGCTTCTGCTACCAGGACAGCCCGCGCCGCGCGCACAGCATCGCCGCGCAGGGCGGCATCAACGCGGCGAAGAACTACCAGAACGACGGCGACAGCGTCTTCCGGTTGTTCTACGACACGATCAAAGGCGGCGACTACCGCGCGCGTGAAGCGAACGTGTATCGACTCGCCGAGGTGAGCGTGAACATCATCGACCAGGCGGTCGCGCAGGGGGTGCCGTTCGCGCGCGAGTACGGTGGCCTGCTGGCCAACCGGTCGTTCGGCGGCGCCCAGGTGTCGCGCACGTTCTACGCGCGCGGCCAGACCGGCCAGCAGCTGCTCCTCGGTGTCTACCAGCAGATGTCGCGTCAGATCGCCGCCGGCAAGATCAAGATGTACACGCGCCACGAGATGCTCGACCTCGTGGTCGTGGACGGGCGCGCCGCCGGCATCGTCACGCGCGATCTGGTCAGCGGCGCGATCGAGCGGTGGGCGGGGCACGCGGTGCTGCTCGCGACCGGCGGCTACAGCAACGTGTTCTATCTGTCGACCAACGCGAAGGGCTGCAACGTCACCGCGGCGTACCGCGCGTACAAGCGCGGGGCGGCGTTCGCCAACCCGTGCTACACGCAGATCCACCCGACCTGCATCCCACAAAGCGGCGACTACCAGTCCAAGCTCACGCTGATGTCGGAGTCGCTGCGCAACGACGGGCGTTGCTGGGTGCCCAAGCGCAAGGAGGACTGCGGCAAGGATCCGAACAGCATCCCCGAGGAGGACCGCGACTACTACCTTGAGCGCAAGTACCCGAGCTTCGGGAACCTCGCGCCGCGGGACGTGGCGTCGCGGGCGGCCAAGGAGGTGTGCGACGAAGGGCGCGGCGTCGGGCCGGGCGGCCGGGGCGTCTACCTCGACTTCCGCGATGCGATCCAGCGCATGGGCAAAGAGGGGGTCGCCGACAAGTACGGCAACCTGTTTCACATGTACGCGAAGATCACCGGCGAGGATCCGTACTCGACGCCGATGCGGATCTATCCGGCGCCGCACTACACGATGGGCGGCCTGTGGGTGGACTACAACCTCGAGAGCACGATTCCGGGGTTGTTCGTCCTCGGCGAGGCCAACTTCTCCGATCACGGCGCGAACCGGCTCGGTGCCAGCGCCTTGATGCAGGGGCTGGCGGATGGCTACTTCATCATCTCCTATACGCTCAGCGACTACCTCGCCCGCGTGAAGCCGGCCAAGGTGGACACCGGCCACGCCGCGTTCGCCGACGCCGAGCGCGAGGTCAAGGCCAAGCTCGATCGGCTGCTGTCGGTCAACGGCAAGCGCACGCCGGACGAACTGCACCGCGAACTCGGGCGCGTGCTGTGGGACCACTGCGGCATGGCGCGCAGCAAGGAGAGCCTGGAGGAGGCTCTGCGCATCATCCCCGAGCTGCGCGAGCGGTTCTGGAAGGACGTGCGCGTCGTCGGATCGGGCGACAGCCTCAACATCGCGCTCGAGAAGGCGGGGCGCGTTGCGGACTTCATGGAGTTCGCGGAGCTGATGTGCTACGACGCGCTCGAACGCGACGAGTCGTGCGGCGCGCATTTTCGCATCGAGCACCAGACCGACGACGGCGAAGCCAAGCGCGACGACGAGAGGTTCGCGCACGTGGCGGCGTGGGAGTTCAAGGGCGTCGGCGAAAAGCCGGTGCGCCACGTCGAGCCGCTCGTGTTCGAGAACGTCCAGCTCGCGACGAGGAGTTACAAGTAA
- a CDS encoding flotillin family protein: MNALVAVGLILAIAVVAIALIVNKLIYICPPNAVLIFSGTHRTVGNRRVGYRLVQGGRGIRIPLLETVDHLDLTNMIIDIKVRGAYSRGGIPLNVEGVANLKISSTEPTIANAIERFLGWPREQVMRVARETLEGNLRGVLATLTPEEVNQDRVKFANSLLHEADIDLKKLGLELDTLKIQNVSDDVGYLDSIGRKQAAEVVMRSRIAEAENKAQVAERNAANWQTQELAKVDADIAEARAEAERRIVDARTKKDALVAEERAHVTAAIAKAQAELAVQRARIEQVRLQLEADRIRPAEAAKQQAVEDARGRAARIIENGRATAEAIRAIAKTWHATGDAAREIFVAQKLSALVGHLMSTVKPQPVDKVTFIDRDLANGDNLAVKTAVASEQLKHTLGVDVGALLRKLGATPDGASTTARPAGQPSLARPAPPAPRDG; encoded by the coding sequence GTGAACGCCCTGGTCGCCGTCGGACTGATCCTCGCGATCGCGGTCGTCGCCATCGCGCTGATCGTCAACAAGCTCATCTACATCTGTCCGCCGAACGCCGTTTTGATCTTCAGCGGCACGCATCGCACCGTCGGCAACCGCCGCGTCGGCTACCGGCTGGTGCAAGGCGGTCGAGGGATCCGCATCCCGCTGCTCGAGACGGTCGACCATCTCGACCTCACCAACATGATCATCGACATCAAGGTGCGCGGCGCCTACTCGCGGGGCGGCATCCCGCTGAACGTCGAGGGCGTCGCCAACCTCAAGATCTCGAGCACGGAACCCACGATCGCCAACGCGATCGAACGGTTCCTCGGCTGGCCGCGCGAGCAGGTCATGCGCGTCGCGCGCGAGACGCTCGAGGGGAATCTGCGCGGCGTGCTCGCGACGCTCACGCCCGAGGAGGTCAATCAGGACCGCGTCAAGTTCGCCAACAGCCTGCTGCACGAGGCCGACATCGACCTCAAGAAGCTCGGCCTGGAGTTGGACACGCTCAAGATTCAGAACGTGTCCGACGACGTCGGCTACCTCGATTCGATCGGCCGCAAACAAGCCGCCGAGGTCGTCATGCGGTCGCGCATCGCCGAGGCGGAGAACAAGGCGCAGGTCGCGGAGCGCAACGCCGCCAACTGGCAGACGCAGGAGCTGGCCAAAGTCGACGCCGACATCGCCGAAGCGCGCGCCGAAGCGGAGCGCCGCATCGTCGACGCGCGCACCAAAAAGGACGCGCTCGTCGCCGAGGAACGCGCCCACGTGACCGCCGCGATCGCGAAGGCGCAGGCCGAGTTGGCGGTGCAGCGCGCGCGCATCGAACAGGTCAGGCTGCAGCTCGAGGCGGACCGGATTCGGCCCGCCGAGGCCGCGAAACAACAGGCGGTGGAAGACGCGCGCGGCCGGGCGGCACGGATCATCGAAAACGGCCGGGCCACCGCCGAGGCAATCCGCGCGATCGCGAAGACGTGGCACGCCACCGGCGACGCGGCGCGCGAGATCTTCGTCGCGCAGAAGCTGTCCGCGTTGGTCGGCCACTTGATGAGCACCGTCAAGCCACAGCCCGTGGACAAGGTGACGTTCATCGACCGCGATCTCGCCAACGGGGACAACCTCGCGGTCAAGACCGCCGTGGCGTCGGAGCAGCTCAAGCACACGCTGGGCGTCGACGTCGGCGCGTTGCTCCGCAAGCTCGGCGCGACGCCCGACGGTGCGTCGACGACCGCGCGCCCGGCCGGCCAACCGTCGCTCGCGCGGCCCGCGCCACCCGCGCCGCGCGACGGCTGA
- a CDS encoding DUF763 domain-containing protein: MGARTGTADLPLHGGRVPAWLAGRMARLARVVCEAIVHHYGRDELLARLAHPFWFQSFGAVMGMDWHSSGITTSVVGALKRGLAPIGDELGIAVCGGRGRHSRRTPAELVAFGARTGVDGDALARTSRLVAKVDNAAVQDGFQLYLHTFIVTVDGAWVVVQQGMNGPRRQARRYHWLSRAVTDFVVEPHAAIDGPAQGTIRNLTDRRAAAARAAGVELAAAPDRVLRHLAMPRRHDVRAADVNLARLRGALVAAAARAPADFADLLLVPGVGPRTVEALALVAEIVHGAPSRFSDPARFSYAHGGKDGHPFPVPTRVYDETIRVLRQAVDRAKLGNDDKLAAIRRLDREARRLERAIAGGDWREIVARQWRASHRLGGRAVSATGQPASDVAGAGDRAGARSAPGTRSGRPPEMNAPGRAPSGRARADAAPRQLRLPGVS; this comes from the coding sequence ATGGGCGCGCGCACGGGGACCGCCGACCTGCCGCTGCACGGCGGCCGCGTACCGGCGTGGCTAGCCGGCCGCATGGCGCGGCTCGCGCGCGTCGTGTGCGAGGCCATCGTGCACCACTACGGGCGCGACGAGCTGCTCGCGCGGCTCGCGCATCCGTTCTGGTTTCAATCGTTCGGCGCCGTCATGGGCATGGACTGGCACTCGTCCGGCATCACGACCAGCGTCGTCGGTGCGCTCAAGCGCGGGCTGGCGCCGATCGGCGACGAGTTGGGGATCGCGGTGTGCGGCGGCCGCGGCCGCCACTCGCGGCGCACGCCGGCCGAACTCGTCGCGTTCGGCGCGCGCACCGGCGTCGACGGCGACGCCCTCGCTCGGACCAGCCGTCTGGTCGCGAAGGTCGACAACGCGGCCGTCCAGGACGGCTTTCAGTTGTACTTGCACACGTTTATCGTCACCGTCGACGGCGCGTGGGTCGTCGTTCAGCAGGGCATGAACGGGCCGCGTCGTCAGGCGCGCCGCTACCACTGGCTGTCGCGCGCGGTGACCGACTTCGTCGTCGAGCCGCACGCTGCGATCGACGGGCCCGCGCAAGGTACGATCCGCAATCTGACCGACCGTCGCGCCGCCGCAGCGCGCGCCGCAGGCGTCGAACTCGCCGCGGCGCCCGACCGCGTCTTGCGCCACCTGGCGATGCCGCGCCGGCACGACGTGCGCGCCGCCGACGTCAACCTCGCACGCCTCCGCGGCGCTCTGGTGGCCGCGGCAGCGCGCGCGCCGGCCGATTTCGCCGACCTTTTGCTCGTGCCCGGAGTCGGTCCGCGCACGGTCGAAGCGCTCGCTCTGGTCGCCGAAATCGTGCATGGTGCGCCCAGCCGGTTTTCCGATCCGGCGCGATTCAGCTACGCGCACGGCGGCAAGGACGGCCATCCCTTTCCCGTGCCGACGCGCGTCTACGACGAGACGATCCGCGTGCTGCGCCAGGCGGTCGACCGCGCCAAACTCGGCAACGACGACAAGCTCGCCGCCATTCGCCGGCTCGACCGCGAGGCGCGCCGGCTCGAGCGCGCGATCGCCGGCGGCGACTGGCGCGAGATCGTCGCGCGCCAGTGGCGCGCGTCGCACCGCCTCGGCGGCCGCGCGGTATCCGCGACCGGTCAGCCGGCGAGCGATGTCGCCGGCGCCGGCGACCGGGCCGGGGCACGCTCGGCCCCCGGCACGCGCTCGGGCCGACCGCCGGAGATGAACGCCCCTGGCCGCGCGCCGTCCGGCCGCGCACGCGCCGACGCGGCGCCGCGGCAACTGCGGCTGCCCGGCGTGAGCTGA
- a CDS encoding succinate dehydrogenase/fumarate reductase iron-sulfur subunit, whose amino-acid sequence MKLTLHIWRQKDAKSPGKLVRYELDDVNEHMSFLEMLDVLNEQLVAKGEEPVAFDHDCREGICGMCSLVINGIPHGPDRGTTVCQLHMRRFRDGDEITIEPWRARAFPVVRDLIVDRSAFDRIMQAGGFISQNTGSAPDANTLPISKEDADAAFDAAACIGCGACVAACPNASAMLFVAAKIGHLSMLPQGKPEEYRRARAMVDAMDAAGFGNCSNHYECEAVCPKEIGVDWIARMNRKYLRATFRKRA is encoded by the coding sequence ATGAAGCTCACGCTGCACATCTGGCGCCAGAAGGACGCGAAGTCGCCGGGCAAGTTGGTGCGCTACGAGCTCGACGACGTCAACGAGCACATGTCGTTCCTCGAGATGCTCGACGTGCTCAACGAGCAGCTTGTCGCCAAGGGGGAGGAGCCGGTCGCGTTCGACCACGACTGTCGCGAGGGCATCTGCGGCATGTGCTCGCTGGTCATCAACGGCATTCCGCACGGCCCCGACCGGGGAACGACCGTGTGCCAGCTGCACATGCGCCGGTTCCGCGACGGCGACGAGATCACGATCGAGCCGTGGCGGGCGCGCGCGTTCCCCGTCGTGCGCGACCTGATCGTCGATCGCTCGGCGTTCGACCGGATCATGCAGGCCGGCGGGTTCATCAGCCAGAACACGGGGAGCGCGCCGGACGCCAACACGCTGCCGATCTCGAAGGAGGACGCGGACGCCGCGTTCGACGCGGCAGCCTGCATCGGCTGCGGCGCATGTGTCGCAGCGTGCCCGAACGCGTCGGCGATGCTGTTCGTCGCCGCCAAGATCGGTCACCTGTCGATGCTGCCGCAGGGCAAGCCAGAGGAGTATCGGCGCGCGCGCGCGATGGTCGACGCGATGGACGCCGCCGGCTTCGGCAACTGCTCGAACCACTACGAGTGCGAGGCCGTCTGTCCGAAGGAAATCGGGGTCGACTGGATCGCGCGCATGAACCGCAAGTACCTGCGCGCGACGTTCCGCAAGCGCGCCTAG